A portion of the Psilocybe cubensis strain MGC-MH-2018 chromosome 10, whole genome shotgun sequence genome contains these proteins:
- a CDS encoding Dihydrofolate synthetase — MSIDLSLDRLKSLLPFLPYTRPTLHIAGTNGKGSVSALLTSILLTSSSPLRIGRFNSPHLVSVLDSITIDDVAIDIKVYTETRTDVEAHDREQGTRLTSFELLAMTALRIFETAHVDVVVLEVGMGGLRDATNIVPTACIRASALAAVDLDHQAFLGDTVALIAREKAGIARNGRPFILGRQQHGEVQGVVEEVVREAGGTLLRSVDVSTVDSGTWSPFNDASKTGPPPRIVKFQLQAFPEAIEAQFPLQGAHQLDNLGTALGVIDALLTFNYPDTDVLRLRERITPASISAGIAKVKWRGRLSFHSISVPGPSPLDLLVLADGAHNPASAKTLGEYITSLLENTTTTPIHITYILSLSHSPPKTPLQTLSPILPPFPGTSSLVPHISVALLPFSPPEGMPWVKPVALSTMRETVQALVPELGEGDVWLSSENEGLKRALEWAAEKQAKRGGEGLVVLAGSLYLVADFYRLLEHGSSLLTPAYIEGPCDAVRKHMLSSTNQIVTLCVCTLQVTRALASLTSKSAFQRADDNDTVVYTPSGPLSKSKTHQVTPGAHIEHLNSTITVVSADGITVNHLVPFNQATSNRNGLLNRLLTDDNEGISDGYAAYFFWSNTMPDATPLALFTTTWTVPPSPAMTNTSHLQTIFLFNALQPAVAGVSRILQPVLQYGTSAAGGGAFWSVASWYVANGTSFFTPLVRVESGQVLEGILTLDRVNSPSSAGDKVYSYTSLFAGIPSSALSISSPDPLSSAWEVLEIYNVTRAVELPQGRTQMHGIQVIDNNGRRPDLHWVANVGEGGFGAQVVVDGASNGEVDIVYPLQ; from the exons ATGTCCATCGATTTATCGCTCGACCGCCTCAAATCTCTCTTACCATTCCTCCCATACACCCGCCCAACGCTGCACATCGCTGgcaccaatggcaaaggcAGTGTCTCCGCCCTGCTCACATCTATTCTCCTCACATCTTCCTCCCCGCTCCGTATCGGGCGATTCAACAGCCCCCATCTCGTCTCTGTACTCGACAGTATCACCATAGATGATGTTGCTATCGATATCAAGGTCTACACAGAGACACGGACGGACGTCGAGGCGCACGACCGCGAACAGGGCACCCGACTGACTTCCTTCGAGCTCCTTGCGATGACAGCGCTGCGCATTTTTGAAACTGCCCACGTCGATGTGGTCGTTCTGGAAGTCGGCATGGGCGGGCTCCGTGATGCGACAAACATCGTGCCTACTGCGTGTATTCGTGCGTCGGCCCTCGCCGCGGTCGATCTTGACCACCAGGCATTTTTGGGCGATACAGTTGCACTCATTGCTCGGGAGAAGGCTGGAATTGCACGTAATGGGAGACCATTTATCTTGGGACGGCAGCAGCATGGAGAGGTCCAAGGCGTTGTGGAAGAGGTCGTGCGTGAGGCTGGGGGGACGTTGCTGAGAAGCGTTGACGTGTCAACCGTCGATTCAGGTACATGGTCGCCGTTTAACGATGCCTCAAAGACAGGGCCGCCACCACGCATTGTCAAATTTCAATTACAAGCTTTCCCTGAGGCAATCGAAGCCCAGTTCCCACTTCAAGGCGCGCACCAGCTCGACAACCTAGGCACTGCGCTTGGTGTCATCGATGCTCTCCTCACATTTAACTACCCCGATACAGATGTGCTTAGGCTCCGAGAACGCATCACACCAGCGTCCATATCTGCAGGTATCGCAAAAGTCAAATGGCGCGGTCGACTCTCGTTCCACTCTATCTCTGTCCCAGGGCCTTCACCTCTCGACCTCCTCGTGCTCGCAGACGGCGCACACAACCCCGCATCAGCCAAAACTCTGGGTGAATACATTACCTCTCTCCTCGAAAATACCACTACAACTCCAATCCACATAACATACATCCTCAGTCTCTCTCATTCGCCTCCCAAAACACCTCTGCAAACGCTCTCGCCCATCTTGCCACCGTTTCCTGGGACATCAAGTTTAGTGCCACATATATCTGTTGCGCTGCTCCCGTTCTCCCCGCCGGAAGGCATGCCATGGGTCAAACCTGTAGCCCTCTCGACGATGCGTGAGACTGTGCAGGCGCTTGTTCCAGAGCTGGGCGAGGGTGATGTGTGGTTGTCATCGGAAAATGAAGGGTTGAAGCGCGCGCTAGAATGGGCAGCTGAGAAACAAGCAAAGCGCGGTGGAGAGGGATTGGTGGTGCTCGCTGGCAGTTTGTACCTCGTCGCAGATTTTTACAGATTGTTGGAACACGGCTCTTCACT GTTGACCCCAGCATATATAGAGGGGCCTTGTGATGCGGTACGGAAACATATGCTATCCTCGACAAACCAGATTGTCACCTTGTGTGTCTGTACTTTACAAGTGACTCGCGCACTCGCATCTCTCACTAGCAAATCT GCATTCCAACGCGCAGATGACAATGACACTGTCGTCTACACGCCTTCTGGACCTTTATCAAAGTCGAAGACACACCAGGTCACTCCAGGCGCACATATAGAACATCTCAATTCCACCATAACCGTCGTATCAGCGGATGGTATTACAGTAAATCATTTGGTCCCATTTAATCAAGCAACCTCGAACCGGAACGGTCTCTTAAACCGATTACTTACAGACGATAATGAGGGTATCTCCGATGGCTACGCAGCCTATTTTTTCTGGAGCAACACCATGCCCGACGCCACACCTCTCGCTCTCTTCACTACCACATGGACAGTCCCTCCATCACCTGCGATGACCAATACGTCGCACCTTCAAACTATTTTTCTGTTCAACGCGCTTCAGCCTGCAGTGGCAGGCGTTTCGCGCATCCTTCAGCCGGTGCTGCAGTACGGCACGAGCGCGGCGGGTGGAGGCGCGTTCTGGTCCGTCGCGTCGTGGTACGTCGCCAATGGCACGTCCTTCTTCACGCCACTGGTGCGCGTCGAGTCGGGGCAAGTGCTGGAGGGAATTCTTACGCTGGATAGAGTCAATTCTCCATCTTCAGCGGGCGACAAGGTCTACAGCTACACCTCCCTATTCGCAGGCATCCCGTCGTCTGCCCTGAGTATCTCGTCGCCTGACCCACTCTCATCTGCCTGGGAGGTGCTCGAGATATATAACGTCACACGGGCGGTAGAACTCCCGCAAGGACGAACACAGATGCATGGGATCCAGGTTATAGATAACAACGGTCGGCGGCCGGATTTGCACTGGGTGGCGAATGTTGGCGAGGGTGGATTTGGGGCCCAGGTGGTTGTAGAtggtgcaagcaatgggGAGGTCGATATTGTTTATCCCCTCCAGTAA